One part of the Mariniblastus fucicola genome encodes these proteins:
- the galE gene encoding UDP-glucose 4-epimerase GalE has translation MKNILVTGGAGYIGSHTCLELLEAGFAVTAIDNLCNSSEESLQRVQKLTGKTLDFQKVDLLDIDGLRKVVASKKFDAVIHFAALKAVGESVAKPLLYYRNNITGTTNLLEAIGEAGIKNFVFSSSATVYGIPKSLPLTEDSDTPIHEVTNPYGRSKLMMEYVLRDWQAANPKVNVALLRYFNPVGAHASGEIGEDPNGIPNNLLPFVSQVAVGKRDELSVFGGDYETKDGTGVRDYIHVVDLAKGHLKAIDVLEKDPGVVVFNLGTGNGYSVLEIVKAFEKAAGKPIPYKVVDRRPGDIAACYADPAKAESELGWKAENGIEEMCADGWKWQSQNPDGYK, from the coding sequence ATGAAAAATATTCTTGTCACTGGCGGCGCCGGCTACATCGGAAGTCACACTTGTCTGGAACTTCTTGAGGCCGGTTTCGCAGTCACTGCGATCGACAACCTGTGTAACAGCTCGGAAGAATCGCTGCAGCGTGTGCAGAAGCTAACCGGCAAGACGCTGGACTTTCAGAAAGTAGACCTGCTGGATATCGACGGATTGCGGAAAGTCGTGGCGTCGAAGAAGTTCGATGCCGTGATACACTTCGCTGCACTGAAAGCTGTCGGCGAAAGTGTTGCCAAACCATTGCTGTACTATCGCAACAACATCACTGGCACGACGAATCTGCTGGAGGCGATCGGTGAAGCCGGGATCAAGAATTTCGTTTTCAGTTCCAGCGCCACGGTTTATGGCATTCCGAAATCGTTGCCTCTGACCGAGGACTCGGACACGCCGATCCATGAAGTCACCAATCCGTACGGGCGTAGCAAGCTGATGATGGAGTACGTGCTGCGTGACTGGCAGGCTGCGAATCCGAAAGTCAACGTCGCGTTGCTGCGGTACTTCAACCCGGTCGGTGCTCATGCTTCCGGTGAGATTGGCGAAGATCCGAACGGGATTCCAAACAACTTGCTGCCTTTCGTTTCGCAAGTCGCGGTCGGCAAGCGAGATGAGCTGAGCGTCTTTGGTGGCGACTATGAAACCAAAGACGGTACCGGCGTTCGCGACTACATTCACGTCGTCGATCTGGCCAAAGGTCACTTGAAAGCGATCGACGTGCTGGAGAAAGATCCGGGCGTGGTGGTGTTCAATCTGGGAACCGGAAATGGATACAGCGTTCTTGAGATTGTGAAGGCTTTCGAGAAAGCGGCTGGCAAACCGATTCCTTACAAAGTTGTCGATCGTCGACCCGGCGATATCGCAGCATGTTATGCCGATCCTGCAAAGGCCGAGTCAGAGCTTGGGTGGAAAGCTGAGAATGGGATTGAAGAAATGTGTGCCGATGGGTGGAAGTGGCAGTCTCAGAATCCTGACGGGTACAAGTAG
- a CDS encoding ribosomal maturation YjgA family protein has translation MPPALNQRIVPALLCAVSVAACFLYAATRSNLPQWWSSHGGGIPYVLFFIFLAYTIFPNPKWIVRICAIVVLATCGLEVLQLWNPEPLAAFRRTKFGAALLGSTFVWGDFPPYFIGGAIGYGVLKLALALDRRRLETTVER, from the coding sequence ATGCCACCGGCTCTAAACCAGCGAATCGTCCCAGCATTGCTCTGCGCCGTTTCTGTTGCCGCTTGCTTTCTCTATGCAGCAACACGCTCCAACCTTCCGCAGTGGTGGAGCTCGCACGGCGGAGGCATCCCGTACGTGCTGTTTTTCATCTTCCTTGCCTACACGATCTTCCCGAACCCAAAATGGATAGTTCGCATTTGCGCGATCGTCGTCTTGGCGACTTGCGGGCTGGAAGTTCTACAGCTGTGGAACCCGGAACCGCTGGCGGCGTTTAGGCGAACGAAGTTCGGAGCAGCTTTGCTGGGCTCGACTTTTGTCTGGGGTGATTTTCCACCGTATTTCATCGGTGGCGCGATTGGCTATGGCGTTTTGAAGCTCGCGTTGGCATTGGACCGGCGAAGGCTGGAGACCACCGTCGAACGGTGA
- the serS gene encoding serine--tRNA ligase yields MLDRKFIFENIDAVKENCVNRNLDINLDSFVELETSRRAKLQEAEELNKKSNDASKLIGKAKDDAERESLKEEARTLREQKHTAQEEHDRLDAEVLEIQKFVPNMAHPDAPIGKDDKANLKISDGKTVPREFDFDVMDHLDLGQHHDWIDFEGGARTTGAGFYFLKGDLVLLDLALQQFAVNELVKRGFTPTVTPDLARDSVLEGIGFNPRGPETQIYSIDGMDVSLIGTSEITLGGLYSGVTIAEEDLPIKLCGISHCYRTEAGAAGRASRGLYRVHQFTKIEMFAFTLPEESDAFHEDLRQIECDLFDAIEVPYRVVDTATGDLGGPAYRKYDLEAWMPGRGEAGEYGEVTSTSNCTDYQSRRLNIRYKKKDVKGTKFVHTLNGTAFALSRALISILENHQNADKSVTIPEVLRPFMGGREKIG; encoded by the coding sequence ATGCTCGACCGCAAATTCATTTTCGAAAACATCGACGCTGTCAAAGAAAACTGCGTCAACCGAAACCTCGACATCAATCTGGACTCATTCGTCGAACTGGAAACGAGTCGACGAGCGAAATTGCAGGAAGCTGAAGAGCTGAACAAGAAGTCGAACGATGCGTCGAAACTGATCGGCAAAGCCAAGGACGATGCCGAGCGGGAGTCGCTCAAGGAAGAAGCCCGCACGCTTCGCGAACAAAAGCACACGGCTCAGGAAGAGCACGATCGGCTCGACGCGGAAGTGCTGGAGATCCAGAAGTTTGTGCCCAACATGGCGCATCCGGACGCGCCGATTGGGAAAGACGACAAAGCCAACCTGAAGATCTCCGATGGCAAGACGGTGCCTCGTGAGTTTGATTTCGACGTCATGGACCATTTGGATTTGGGCCAGCATCATGACTGGATTGATTTCGAAGGCGGAGCACGAACGACCGGAGCAGGGTTTTACTTTCTCAAGGGCGATCTGGTTTTGCTCGATTTGGCGCTGCAGCAGTTCGCGGTCAACGAGTTGGTCAAACGTGGCTTCACGCCAACGGTCACGCCTGACCTTGCGCGAGACAGCGTGCTTGAGGGGATCGGCTTCAACCCTCGCGGCCCGGAAACGCAGATCTACAGCATCGACGGGATGGACGTGTCGCTGATCGGAACCTCCGAGATCACGCTTGGCGGACTTTACTCGGGCGTCACAATCGCGGAAGAAGATTTGCCTATCAAACTTTGTGGCATCAGTCATTGCTACCGCACCGAAGCGGGTGCTGCTGGCCGAGCCTCACGCGGCCTTTATCGCGTGCATCAGTTTACAAAAATCGAAATGTTCGCGTTCACGCTGCCGGAAGAAAGCGATGCCTTTCATGAGGACCTTCGCCAGATCGAATGCGATTTGTTCGATGCGATTGAGGTTCCCTATCGAGTCGTCGACACGGCAACGGGTGACCTTGGCGGACCGGCGTATCGAAAGTACGACCTTGAGGCGTGGATGCCTGGCCGCGGTGAGGCGGGTGAGTACGGAGAGGTGACTTCGACTTCAAACTGTACGGACTATCAGTCACGTCGGCTCAACATTCGCTACAAGAAGAAGGATGTGAAAGGCACGAAGTTTGTGCATACGCTCAACGGGACCGCGTTTGCATTGAGTCGGGCTTTGATTTCGATTTTGGAGAATCACCAAAACGCTGACAAGAGCGTGACGATTCCTGAAGTGCTGCGGCCCTTCATGGGCGGACGCGAGAAGATCGGGTAG
- the ffh gene encoding signal recognition particle protein yields the protein MFDSLQDNLKGAFKTLRGKGKLTEANMREGLKMVEQSLLEADVSYDVVKEFMHGITKEALGEKVMLALEPSEQFIGLVNQELINLLGPVEDGLNLSKDINIIMMCGLQGAGKTTTCGKLAKLLMRQKVKPMLVAADLQRPAAIDQLHVIGEQVGVEVYSDRDNKDPVQVCRDAVAKAKADGCQVVILDTAGRLAIDEELMEQLKTIDRDVQPDHVFLVVDGMTGQDAVRSAGAFHEALELNGVVMTKLDGDTRGGALLSVKHVTGVPIRFIGVGEHLDDLEFFRPEGMAGRILGQGDVVGLFEEASKLVDEDEQKRMQESLEKGQFTMDDFRNHMQKIAKPGLMMKMMGMLPGMGQMKDMMAQVNQEEQAGQIKKMVGIIDSMTAAERKDPSIVDARRRQRIASGAGSGAQQVNELLKQYDMMKGMMTGMAGMGAGDRMQKMQEVQQAMMDPAQRRLPGSKKSTGSRLSPKQQKKRKKELEKLRKQMKRDKKNKKKKPGEDAV from the coding sequence ATGTTTGATTCACTACAAGACAACCTCAAAGGTGCCTTCAAAACCCTCCGCGGCAAAGGCAAGCTGACCGAAGCCAATATGCGCGAAGGCCTGAAAATGGTCGAACAGTCGCTGCTGGAGGCCGATGTCAGCTACGACGTCGTCAAAGAGTTCATGCACGGCATCACCAAGGAAGCGCTTGGTGAAAAAGTCATGTTGGCTCTCGAGCCATCCGAACAATTCATCGGGCTGGTCAACCAGGAACTGATCAACCTGCTGGGCCCGGTCGAAGACGGGCTCAACCTCAGCAAAGACATCAACATCATCATGATGTGCGGCCTTCAAGGTGCCGGTAAAACAACGACGTGTGGAAAACTGGCCAAGCTGCTGATGCGGCAGAAAGTCAAACCGATGCTTGTCGCGGCTGACTTGCAACGTCCCGCGGCGATCGACCAGCTACACGTGATTGGCGAGCAGGTTGGCGTCGAAGTCTATTCCGATCGCGACAACAAAGATCCCGTTCAGGTCTGCCGGGACGCCGTTGCGAAAGCGAAAGCTGATGGCTGTCAGGTCGTAATTCTCGATACCGCCGGCCGCTTGGCGATCGACGAAGAGCTGATGGAGCAGCTGAAAACGATCGACCGCGATGTGCAGCCAGACCACGTTTTCCTCGTCGTCGACGGTATGACCGGTCAGGATGCGGTTCGCAGTGCAGGTGCTTTCCATGAAGCCCTCGAACTCAACGGTGTCGTGATGACGAAGCTCGACGGTGACACCCGCGGTGGTGCTTTGCTGTCGGTCAAACATGTCACGGGCGTGCCGATCCGCTTCATCGGTGTTGGCGAGCACCTCGATGATCTGGAGTTCTTTCGTCCTGAAGGCATGGCCGGCCGAATTCTGGGGCAGGGTGATGTCGTCGGCTTGTTCGAGGAAGCCAGCAAGCTGGTCGACGAAGACGAACAGAAGCGGATGCAGGAGTCGCTGGAGAAGGGCCAGTTCACGATGGACGACTTCCGCAACCACATGCAGAAGATCGCCAAACCTGGCTTGATGATGAAAATGATGGGCATGCTGCCAGGCATGGGCCAGATGAAAGACATGATGGCTCAGGTCAATCAGGAGGAACAAGCCGGCCAGATCAAGAAAATGGTCGGGATCATCGACAGCATGACTGCGGCGGAGCGAAAAGATCCTTCGATCGTCGATGCTCGGCGACGCCAGCGGATTGCGTCGGGTGCCGGATCAGGGGCTCAGCAAGTCAACGAGCTTCTCAAGCAATACGACATGATGAAGGGCATGATGACCGGAATGGCGGGCATGGGCGCCGGGGACCGAATGCAGAAGATGCAGGAAGTTCAGCAGGCCATGATGGACCCTGCACAGCGTCGGCTTCCGGGCAGCAAGAAAAGCACGGGTTCGAGGTTGAGTCCAAAACAGCAAAAGAAACGGAAGAAAGAGCTTGAGAAACTTCGCAAGCAGATGAAGCGGGACAAGAAGAATAAGAAGAAAAAGCCCGGAGAAGATGCGGTTTAG
- the rpsP gene encoding 30S ribosomal protein S16, giving the protein MAVKIRLKKMGRSHRPFFRVCAMDVRSPRDGRVIEELGTYDPMVPETDARAILNGERISYWLGVGAQPSPKVGTLIKKYGAEGSHLEAQAEAIGRLGDRRASAIESARAAASSVKMPDVTKPSEDPAPAEGEATADAPKAEGEEAKTDDAAPAAEEAKAEAPAAEDKPAEAATEEKKAE; this is encoded by the coding sequence GTGGCAGTCAAAATCCGCCTGAAAAAGATGGGACGCTCGCATCGTCCGTTTTTCCGTGTCTGTGCCATGGATGTTCGTTCTCCCCGTGACGGTCGCGTCATCGAAGAACTTGGAACGTACGATCCAATGGTTCCGGAAACGGATGCCCGTGCCATTCTCAATGGCGAGCGAATCTCGTATTGGCTTGGCGTTGGAGCGCAACCGTCTCCCAAGGTCGGCACGCTGATCAAGAAATACGGTGCCGAAGGCTCACACCTTGAAGCTCAAGCCGAAGCGATTGGTCGTCTTGGCGATCGTCGTGCGTCTGCGATTGAGTCGGCTCGTGCGGCTGCGTCCAGCGTCAAAATGCCTGACGTAACCAAGCCATCAGAAGATCCGGCACCGGCGGAAGGCGAAGCAACTGCTGACGCTCCGAAGGCAGAAGGCGAAGAGGCCAAAACAGACGACGCTGCTCCAGCGGCTGAAGAAGCCAAAGCAGAAGCTCCAGCGGCTGAGGATAAACCAGCCGAGGCAGCTACTGAAGAGAAGAAGGCCGAATAG
- the trmD gene encoding tRNA (guanosine(37)-N1)-methyltransferase TrmD, which yields MRFDVLTLFPEMFSGYMSQSILSKAIEREQVSVHVHNIRDWTKDRHHKVDDRPFGGGPGMILMVEPVVNCVRDVQAMSEEPGLVILTTPQGKRLNQPLCEDLASDHKRFIVLCGRYEGFDQRVIDILQPMEISIGDYVLNGGEVASMVLVDSLVRLVPGVLGDDLSSWDDSFSRGNRILEYPQYTRPRTFEGHDVPEVLLSGDHGAIEAWRKAKSLENTKQKRSDLLE from the coding sequence ATGCGTTTCGATGTTCTGACTTTATTTCCCGAGATGTTTTCGGGCTACATGAGTCAAAGCATTTTGAGCAAAGCCATCGAACGCGAGCAGGTCTCCGTCCACGTTCACAATATTCGTGACTGGACAAAAGATCGTCACCACAAAGTTGACGATCGACCTTTCGGTGGCGGGCCGGGAATGATCTTGATGGTCGAACCGGTGGTTAACTGCGTTCGCGACGTTCAGGCAATGTCAGAGGAACCCGGATTGGTGATCCTGACGACTCCGCAAGGAAAACGCCTGAATCAGCCGCTGTGTGAAGACCTTGCGTCGGACCACAAACGGTTCATCGTCCTTTGCGGGCGATACGAAGGATTCGATCAAAGGGTGATCGACATTCTTCAGCCAATGGAAATTTCCATCGGTGACTACGTGCTTAACGGCGGCGAAGTTGCTTCGATGGTTTTGGTTGACTCGCTTGTTCGACTTGTTCCCGGAGTTCTGGGAGACGACTTGAGCAGTTGGGATGATTCCTTTTCCCGCGGCAACCGGATCCTTGAGTATCCGCAATACACGCGACCTCGAACGTTTGAAGGGCATGATGTCCCTGAGGTCCTGTTAAGCGGCGATCATGGAGCCATCGAGGCGTGGCGGAAAGCCAAGAGCCTTGAGAATACAAAACAGAAGCGAAGCGATTTGCTTGAGTAG
- the rplS gene encoding 50S ribosomal protein L19, whose amino-acid sequence MTHKIMELVDKQSMKENPPEFEIGDTVDVHCLILEGEKKRTQVFTGTVIGRSGSGVNEMFIVRRIVAGQGVERKFPVHSPRIEKVEVKRSSVTRRAKLYFLRDRIGKAVRLKERRK is encoded by the coding sequence ATGACTCACAAAATCATGGAACTTGTTGACAAGCAGAGCATGAAGGAGAATCCTCCTGAGTTCGAAATCGGCGACACCGTTGACGTCCACTGCCTGATTCTTGAAGGCGAGAAAAAGCGTACTCAGGTTTTCACCGGCACCGTTATCGGCCGTAGTGGTTCTGGCGTTAACGAGATGTTCATCGTTCGCCGCATTGTCGCCGGACAGGGCGTTGAGCGTAAGTTCCCGGTCCACTCGCCTCGCATCGAAAAAGTCGAAGTCAAGCGTTCGTCGGTTACTCGTCGTGCGAAATTGTACTTCCTCCGCGATCGTATCGGTAAGGCTGTTCGCCTGAAAGAGCGTCGTAAATAA
- a CDS encoding DUF7873 family protein, with amino-acid sequence MAKLNQIVAVVSGKKTQAQKAITEVYKLLQKSALFEGISRRYTPSDEDGETQPTEKKNVQYKSRQALADARSALNDLFDVTATQDWGNCQAKADVKVDDAVILKQVPVTWLLFLEKQLTDLHAFVKEIPVLDPADSWTWDENADCYATEPTVSNRTKKVPRSHILYEATEKHPAQVEMYHEDVKVGEWRTVKFSSALAAQEKNEITERLRRLQEGVKFAREEANSMEVDSVTIGNKVFDFVFGAQS; translated from the coding sequence ATGGCGAAGCTAAATCAGATTGTCGCGGTTGTCAGCGGCAAGAAAACACAGGCGCAGAAAGCGATCACGGAAGTTTACAAGCTGCTGCAAAAGTCAGCTCTCTTCGAAGGCATCTCGCGCCGATACACGCCAAGCGACGAAGACGGTGAAACGCAGCCTACCGAAAAGAAAAACGTTCAGTACAAATCACGGCAGGCTCTGGCCGATGCACGCTCTGCTTTGAACGACCTGTTCGACGTGACCGCGACACAAGATTGGGGAAACTGCCAGGCGAAGGCTGATGTCAAAGTGGACGACGCGGTGATTCTGAAACAGGTTCCAGTAACGTGGCTGTTGTTTCTGGAAAAACAGCTGACGGATCTGCACGCATTTGTCAAAGAAATCCCGGTGCTCGATCCGGCAGATTCGTGGACGTGGGACGAAAACGCGGACTGCTACGCGACAGAACCGACGGTGAGTAACCGAACGAAGAAAGTTCCGCGCAGCCACATCCTGTACGAAGCGACTGAAAAACACCCGGCTCAGGTCGAGATGTATCACGAGGACGTGAAGGTTGGCGAATGGCGAACCGTAAAGTTTTCCAGTGCTCTCGCGGCACAGGAGAAGAACGAAATCACTGAACGCCTTCGTCGGCTTCAGGAAGGCGTCAAGTTCGCTCGCGAAGAAGCAAACTCGATGGAAGTGGACAGCGTCACAATTGGAAACAAGGTCTTTGACTTTGTGTTTGGAGCCCAGTCTTAG
- the moaA gene encoding GTP 3',8-cyclase MoaA, translated as MRLPIVDNFDRTHRNLRISVTDRCNIRCVYCMPEEVTFLPSSEILSFEEIERVVRLMVQMGINRVRLTGGEPLVRRELWRLVESLKSIDGLDDIAMTTNGILLEKHAADLKRAGLDRLNISLDTLDREQFKSLTRRDELDRALAGIAAAKDAGFENTRINAVSMAGITEQEIVPLARFCRQHDLELRFIEFMPLDGDQNWQTGKVLKGEDIRATIESEVASIRPATRNYQAQPAINWDYVDGQGSIGFIDPVSSPFCSSCDRLRLTAEGKLRNCLFSTIEWDVRNAIRSGKTDDEIDSLVRECVAAKKAGHGIDSSEFERPDRAMYQIGG; from the coding sequence ATGCGATTACCTATCGTCGACAACTTTGACCGCACACATCGCAATTTGCGGATCAGTGTGACGGACCGCTGCAACATTCGCTGCGTCTATTGCATGCCCGAAGAGGTCACGTTTCTGCCGTCGAGCGAGATTCTTTCGTTTGAAGAAATCGAACGTGTGGTGCGACTGATGGTTCAAATGGGAATCAATCGAGTCAGACTCACGGGAGGCGAACCGCTTGTTAGGCGTGAACTGTGGCGGCTGGTTGAGTCGCTCAAGTCCATCGATGGGCTGGACGACATCGCGATGACCACCAACGGCATCTTGCTGGAGAAACACGCCGCGGATTTGAAACGTGCGGGGCTGGATCGGCTCAACATCAGCCTCGACACGCTTGATCGCGAACAGTTCAAATCGCTGACCCGCCGTGATGAACTGGATCGGGCGCTGGCTGGAATTGCCGCAGCGAAAGACGCGGGATTTGAGAACACTCGCATCAACGCCGTTTCCATGGCCGGAATCACAGAACAGGAGATCGTGCCGTTGGCGAGGTTCTGTCGCCAGCATGATCTTGAGCTGCGGTTCATCGAGTTCATGCCACTCGATGGAGATCAGAATTGGCAGACCGGTAAAGTGCTGAAAGGGGAAGACATTCGCGCTACGATTGAATCGGAAGTCGCCTCGATCAGGCCTGCGACGCGGAACTATCAAGCGCAGCCGGCGATCAATTGGGACTACGTTGATGGCCAAGGAAGCATCGGATTCATTGACCCTGTATCCAGTCCCTTCTGCAGCAGCTGCGATCGTTTGCGACTGACCGCAGAAGGGAAGCTCAGGAATTGCCTGTTTTCGACGATTGAATGGGATGTTCGCAACGCAATTCGCAGCGGCAAGACCGACGACGAGATCGATTCGCTGGTGCGAGAATGCGTCGCGGCCAAGAAAGCCGGCCACGGCATCGACTCGAGTGAGTTCGAGCGTCCGGATCGGGCCATGTATCAAATCGGTGGTTAG
- a CDS encoding DUF1598 domain-containing protein, giving the protein MASSYAKQTFSFICMAIAALLIVPSSSFGQDNNGGGGDGGDTNNNTTVSFGVVGGVMVDAAGVVRGEQKSLPTAERARIQKALAGVESDINDSTELRMISLRGLEKAIASSIESGTKLPADVQYMAGLQRIEYIVADTENNDLILAGPGEGFEVNEDGNVVGVTSRMPVLHLQDFMVAMRSVDAARQGQGVSVSIDPTAEGVQRVSQVYARMNQQRVQHVSKALANEIEQAYGDQQVTLTGVPRNSHFSRVLLTADYKMKRLAMGLDESPLRQLPSMMSIIARKRINLKHAAPRMWIECDYEPVAKSSDDNIWHISGKGVRVKTENELADSMGNRRSSGKKFKVAEDWADTMTKHYDALSAEVPVFRDLRNVMDMSVIAAIIRNEDLASKVGLTIPMIGGELKTPTYPVPEKIPSQVSVANSYAVQVSGGVLLNSWGIAQNTIIKDDITQVATVAKVATADRWWWNSKK; this is encoded by the coding sequence ATGGCGTCAAGTTATGCCAAACAAACTTTCAGTTTCATCTGCATGGCCATCGCGGCATTGCTGATCGTTCCTTCGTCGTCATTCGGCCAGGATAATAATGGCGGCGGCGGCGATGGCGGCGACACAAACAACAACACGACCGTTTCATTCGGTGTTGTCGGCGGTGTGATGGTTGACGCTGCTGGCGTTGTCCGTGGAGAGCAAAAATCGCTCCCGACCGCAGAGCGTGCTCGGATCCAAAAAGCACTCGCTGGCGTCGAATCCGACATCAACGATTCAACCGAACTTCGCATGATCTCGTTGCGTGGCCTGGAAAAAGCCATCGCCTCTTCGATCGAATCGGGAACCAAGCTTCCTGCTGATGTTCAATACATGGCCGGTCTGCAGCGTATCGAATACATCGTTGCCGACACAGAGAACAACGACCTGATCCTCGCTGGTCCCGGCGAAGGCTTTGAAGTTAACGAAGACGGAAACGTCGTCGGCGTGACTTCACGGATGCCTGTGCTTCACTTGCAAGACTTCATGGTTGCGATGCGAAGCGTTGACGCTGCTCGACAGGGTCAGGGCGTTTCGGTTTCCATCGATCCAACCGCGGAAGGCGTCCAACGCGTTAGCCAAGTTTACGCTCGTATGAATCAGCAGCGAGTCCAACACGTTAGCAAAGCTTTGGCTAACGAAATCGAACAGGCTTACGGCGACCAGCAAGTCACATTGACTGGCGTTCCTCGCAACAGCCACTTCTCTCGCGTATTGCTAACCGCAGATTACAAGATGAAGCGTCTGGCGATGGGATTGGATGAATCTCCTCTGCGACAGCTTCCTTCGATGATGTCGATCATTGCTCGCAAGCGAATCAATCTCAAGCACGCTGCTCCGCGGATGTGGATCGAGTGCGACTACGAGCCTGTCGCCAAATCAAGCGATGACAACATCTGGCACATCTCTGGCAAAGGAGTCCGCGTCAAAACCGAAAACGAACTGGCTGATTCGATGGGCAACCGTCGCTCAAGCGGCAAGAAATTCAAGGTTGCCGAGGACTGGGCCGACACGATGACCAAGCACTACGATGCGTTGTCGGCGGAAGTTCCTGTCTTTCGTGACTTGCGAAATGTGATGGACATGTCAGTAATCGCTGCGATCATTCGCAACGAAGATCTGGCATCAAAAGTAGGTTTGACCATCCCGATGATCGGTGGCGAACTGAAAACTCCGACCTACCCGGTTCCGGAAAAGATTCCTTCGCAAGTCAGCGTTGCGAATTCGTACGCGGTTCAGGTTTCTGGCGGCGTCCTGTTGAACTCTTGGGGAATCGCCCAGAACACAATCATCAAAGATGACATCACCCAAGTAGCCACTGTCGCCAAAGTCGCGACGGCGGATCGCTGGTGGTGGAACTCGAAGAAGTAA